A window from Zingiber officinale cultivar Zhangliang chromosome 7A, Zo_v1.1, whole genome shotgun sequence encodes these proteins:
- the LOC122002482 gene encoding protein CANDIDATE G-PROTEIN COUPLED RECEPTOR 2-like yields MRAPEQLLAAMSLAAAPPGLPMVTDQGPAPSPSWFVGCHGPLYNFALIVPSALFVAYLASLARRSFAKLTSGQSYLMVAYYALLWLVSLLNLLWCLVQVWQCTSAKESSWNILSLFAETGLLFMEISLLAFLLQGNHAGGLDVLTRTFVVSGVIVAADTLLKTIYIYGFRVPLFADSNDKENRARWSLWIVHKLLLTAVYGFIFFMHQSKWRERLPARPSFYKYVCAMLLLNTMSLFGCLFAANGSGFGIWLFNLTTVCYHSLYLPLLYVVFLADFFQEEDMRLENVYYSEMKDAGFFDDDWD; encoded by the exons ATGAGAGCGCCGGAGCAACTGCTCGCCGCGATGTCCCTCGCGGCCGCGCCGCCGGGGCTACCAATGGTCACCGACCAGGGTCCGGCACCCTCCCCCTCGTGGTTCGTGGGTTGCCATGGGCCCTTGTACAACTTCGCGTTGATCGTCCCCTCCGCCCTATTCGTAGCTTACCTCGCTTCCCTGGCGAGGAGGAGCTTCGCTAAGCTCACGTCCGGTCAGTCTTATCTGATGGTTGCCTACTACGCGCTCCTGTGGCTTGTCAGCCTGCTCAATCTCTTATGGTGCCTAGTCCAG GTGTGGCAGTGTACTTCTGCAAAGGAATCTTCATGGAATATATTATCTTTGTTTGCGGAAACTGGGTTGTTATTCATGGAAATAAGCTTGCTGGCGTTTCTGCTTCAAGGAAATCATGCAGGTGGATTGGATGTTTTGACACGTACATTTGTAGTGTCTGGAGTAATTGTTGCAGCTGATACACTACTGAAG ACTATCTACATATATGGATTTAGGGTTCCTCTATTTGCAGACAGCAACGACAAAGAAAATCGTGCAAGATGGAGTTTGTGGATTGTCCATAAGCTGTTGCTTACTGCAGTCTATGGATTCATCTTCTTCATGCATCAATCAAAGTGGAGAGAAAGATTACCTG CAAGACCATCATTCTACAAGTATGTTTGTGCTATGCTGTTGCTGAATACAATGTCCCTGTTTGGCTGCCTGTTTGCTGCAAATGGATCTGGATTTGGAATATG GTTGTTCAATCTGACAACTGTATGCTACCACTCCCTTTATCTTCCCCTTTTATATGTCGTCTTCCTGGCAGATTTTTTCCAG GAAGAAGATATGCGTTTGGAGAATGTGTACTACTCTGAAATGAAGGACGCTGGTTTCTTTGACGACGATTGGGATTAA